AACGGCTCACAATAAAGAACGACTCCGGCGCCCAGGAAATTTTCTCCCAGCAAGTTTCCGATGCGCCCATGGATGCGATTTATCAAACGAAAATCCGCCGCTCCGAAAAGGGACTCGTAGTGGAAGTAGCTGGTTCACGACCTGAAGGTGATTCACGCTTAAAGATCAGCGTGTCCGGTCAAATCGCGAACTTGCAAGCTTCCCTTCCCTATCAAGAAGGCTTGCAGCGCGCCGATATTCACATGCCCCCGGACAATCTTCTGGACGGAGGTTTTATCGCTATGAAAGCATTGATTGGCGCAAGGCTGAAGCAATTAGCGGTCGGGGAAACAAAAAACCTGGTTGTAAAGGAGTTCGATTTTGGGATTTTCGTGAACAGTGGATTTGATCTCATGGATAACGCCTGGCTTGTCCGTAGAGATGAGGACACAAACGGAAACATGAATTTTGCAATTCAAATGCAGTGGCAATATCAAAAAGGGACTGCGAAACTCGTCCTCGATCGCAATGGCTTTCCTGTGAGTTTCGAAAGAGGACCACGAGCATTTCGACGAAAATCGTAGGATGAGTTTATGCTACCATTGCGGTCAGTGATCAGAAGAATTCTTATTTTGTGGATCTTTCTGTTTGTTCCAACCGCGTTTGCCCAAGACAGCGAATGGCGAAAAGATCTCGATCAAGGATTGCTAGCAGGAAAGGAAAGTGGGCGCCCGGTTCTGATCGATTTCTGGGCGAGCTGGTGTCAACCTTGCAAAGCAATGGAAACGCAACTCTGGAACATTCCGGAGGGAAAAGCTCTCGCTTCAAAATTCATCCTTGTGCGGCTCAACTTTGACAACGCAACCGCTGCCATCCGGAAATACCATGTGTTTTCGGTGCCTACCGTTGTATTCACTGATTCCTGGGGAAATTACTTAACAAGAGTTGCCGGCTTTGATGGTCCCGCGCCGTATCTTCACGCAATGAAACTGGTGCCTGCCGACTACAAACCTCTGGATTCGTGGAATGAAGCACTGTCGCAAAACGCAAAGAATGTTGAGGCTCTTCGCGGTATTGGGCGTTTTTATTATGAAGCAGGGGCCTATGAATTCAGCAACATGTATTATGACAAAGCTGCTGGACACACGACTTCATCGGCGGAGAAAAACGAAATCATGGTTTCCATGGGCTGGAATTATTTGAAGCTGAAAGATTTCAAAAGCGCTCAGGACGTCTTTGCGGACTGTTTGGAACAGAGAGATCTGGTTTCACGCGATGTGGCCCTTTTTGGAATGGTTGTTTCCTCGCTGGGCCAGAAAAAGCGAAAAGAAGCGGAAAAAGCTTTTGAGGAATTGAGCAGAACCTATCCGGATTCCGCCGCAACTGCGCAAGCCCGCCGGTTACTTCAAAACCAGTAATTCCACCGCAGAGAACTTCGAGAACTCAGAGAAAAAACAGAAATCATTTTCGTCTCCGCGCTCTCTCTGCGTTCTTTTGCGGTGAAAAAAATCACTCCGGCGTGATATATGCCGCTGTAATTCCGCCATCCACAACGAAAGCCGTTCCATTCACAAAAGAAGATTCCTGCGAAGCCAAAAAAAGGGCCGCTTGAGCGATTTCCTGCGCGCGCGCGAAGCGTCCGGGGGGAATATGAACAAGACGTCTTTGACGTTTCACCGGATCAGACAGGATTGCGTTTAACAAAGGAGTCTCTACCGGACCAGGACAAAGAGCATTTGCACGAATGTTCTTACGCGCAAACTCGACAGCAATCTCGCGGGTCATAGAAAGCACCGCTCCCTTGCTGGCTGTATACGCAATCTGCGGAACGGCGGCGCCCATCAACGCCACGAAAGAAGCAATATTTATGACCGACCCGCCTCCGGAACGGAGCATCGCAGGAATCGCGTGCTTGCACCCAAAAAATACTCCTTTCAAATTGATATTCATCACCAGGTCCCATGTCTCCTCACTCGTATCTGTCACGGAACCATCTGCGTCAGGAAAGATCCCAGCATTGTTCATGATCACATCCAGTTTTCCAAAAGTGGCCTCTGCTGCATGAACCATGTTCCGGACATCGGCCTCATTCGAAACATCCACTCTAATAAACGATGCCTTGCCTCCGGCATTTTCCACTTCTTGAACCACTCCCCTGCCACCCTGTTCATTTACATCGGCAACAAGGACGTTTGCCCCTTCTCTGGCAAACAATAATGTCGTTTCGCGGCCAATACCGGAGCTCCCGCCTGTTACAATTGCAACTCTGTTCACTAGACGCATGACCCCTCCAGAACCATTTGACTGGAACCATTGTATCCATTTGAATATATATTGAGAACAGTGGAGGTGCTGTGATGAAAATACTATTGTTTGCGGGAATCCTGATCGCGTTGGCTTTGCCCTGCTTTGCGCAGGAATCCACAACAGAAGAAAAGGAACAGGCGGTTCCTGCCGTTCCGGCTACGCCCGCTGCACAATCAGGTGATTTTGAAACGGGGATGAAGCTTTACCGACAAAGAAATTACACGCAGGCAATTTCAGAATTCCAAAACGTGGTTGCTGCCGATCCCAAGAATGCCGCAGCCTGGTACATGATGGGTTATGCGCATTACGTAATGAAACATAAAGCTGACGCGCTTGAAGCATTCAGTAAAGCTTTTGAAGCAGATCCTGCATTCGATCCAAGACCCTATTTCCGGCGAGGATGATTGAAGAAAACCGTTCTCGTTCTTTGTTTCTTGTTGCTCTCGAAAAGACAAAAAGAGCTCCGCCTGTTATTCGAAAAAGCGTAAATCCGAATCACAAACCGTAGACAAAACTGCCATGAGTATTTTTGACATCGAAGATCTACGAAACCGGACTCATGTATTTCGTGATCGAGTCCATGGCGGAGAAGTTCTCGCTTCTTTCTTACGTCGGCAAAGGGAAGACTCAGATGTAGTGCTCGCAATCCCCTCCGGCGGAGTGCCTGTTGCGATTGCTGTATGCGAAAAGCTCGATCTTCCGCTGGATCTTATGATTGTCAGCAAAATTACATTGCCCTGGAACTCGGAGGCAGGCTATGGCGCGGTAGCGTCTGATGGAACTTACAAATTGAATGATGAGCTCTTAGGATATCTTGGATTGACTCCGAATGAAGTTCAGAAAGGGATCGAAGAAACGAAAGAAAAGGTCTCGCGCCGTATTTCGCACTTGCGCAGCTTAAGACCGCAGCAAGAAATATCTGGAAAGAACGTCATCCTAATTGATGATGGACTCGCTTCCGGATTTACGATGCAATTGGCGGTTGAAGCGGCTCTCCAGTCAAATGCCCAGTGGGTTGTGGTTGCTGTTCCAACCGGACATGAAGATTCCGTTCGGAAGCTCGGGATTTTAGCGAATGCGGTCTATTGCGGAAACTTGCGGTATGGACAAATTTTTGCAGTCGCAGATGCTTATGAAGAATGGCATGACCTGACGGAGGAAGAGGTCATTGA
The DNA window shown above is from bacterium and carries:
- a CDS encoding thioredoxin family protein; translated protein: MLPLRSVIRRILILWIFLFVPTAFAQDSEWRKDLDQGLLAGKESGRPVLIDFWASWCQPCKAMETQLWNIPEGKALASKFILVRLNFDNATAAIRKYHVFSVPTVVFTDSWGNYLTRVAGFDGPAPYLHAMKLVPADYKPLDSWNEALSQNAKNVEALRGIGRFYYEAGAYEFSNMYYDKAAGHTTSSAEKNEIMVSMGWNYLKLKDFKSAQDVFADCLEQRDLVSRDVALFGMVVSSLGQKKRKEAEKAFEELSRTYPDSAATAQARRLLQNQ
- a CDS encoding glucose 1-dehydrogenase; its protein translation is MRLVNRVAIVTGGSSGIGRETTLLFAREGANVLVADVNEQGGRGVVQEVENAGGKASFIRVDVSNEADVRNMVHAAEATFGKLDVIMNNAGIFPDADGSVTDTSEETWDLVMNINLKGVFFGCKHAIPAMLRSGGGSVINIASFVALMGAAVPQIAYTASKGAVLSMTREIAVEFARKNIRANALCPGPVETPLLNAILSDPVKRQRRLVHIPPGRFARAQEIAQAALFLASQESSFVNGTAFVVDGGITAAYITPE
- a CDS encoding tetratricopeptide repeat protein, whose translation is MKILLFAGILIALALPCFAQESTTEEKEQAVPAVPATPAAQSGDFETGMKLYRQRNYTQAISEFQNVVAADPKNAAAWYMMGYAHYVMKHKADALEAFSKAFEADPAFDPRPYFRRG
- a CDS encoding phosphoribosyltransferase, with product MSIFDIEDLRNRTHVFRDRVHGGEVLASFLRRQREDSDVVLAIPSGGVPVAIAVCEKLDLPLDLMIVSKITLPWNSEAGYGAVASDGTYKLNDELLGYLGLTPNEVQKGIEETKEKVSRRISHLRSLRPQQEISGKNVILIDDGLASGFTMQLAVEAALQSNAQWVVVAVPTGHEDSVRKLGILANAVYCGNLRYGQIFAVADAYEEWHDLTEEEVIDLLSKAVIRF